Proteins from a single region of Nitratidesulfovibrio sp.:
- a CDS encoding DHA2 family efflux MFS transporter permease subunit, with amino-acid sequence MSKEPESVNRWLITLAVMVPTLIEILDTSVANVSLKHIQGSLAAGEEEVTWVLTSYLVANAIVIPMSGWLARLMGRKRFLMLSIAVFTASSLLCGAATSLAQIILFRIFQGLGGGGLQPMSQAILMETFPPQQRGMAMGIFGVGVVLGPILGPLMGGYLTDNFTWRWIFYINLPVGLLALYLAGAFLFDPPYMERRQRGEVVDYLGLALLTTGIGALQIVLDKGQQDDWFSSPFITALAVVSAVSLVGLVFWELRHPRPVLDFRILKNRSFAIGNAVMFFGFFAFFGSIVLLPLFLQGLMGYTAYLAGLVLGPGGMLALVFMPVAGKLTERIDARWMLAFGMLVCAYSLHIMAGFNLYIDFGTAAFARVLQGIAMPFFFVSLSVVTFAYVPREAMNTASPLYNLLRNLGGSFGVAFVTTLLARRTQYHHSVLAEDMTPLSPAYELSFEQIRNGLAMQLGEVADLAERTRVVIYQLLQREASALAFNDAFFSQGAIFVLLFFCVWFMRRPPRGKHEGFVE; translated from the coding sequence ATGTCGAAAGAACCCGAATCGGTCAACCGCTGGCTCATCACCCTGGCGGTGATGGTGCCCACGCTCATCGAAATCCTGGACACCAGCGTGGCCAACGTCTCGCTCAAGCACATCCAGGGCAGCCTGGCTGCGGGCGAGGAAGAGGTGACCTGGGTGCTCACCTCGTACCTGGTGGCCAACGCCATCGTCATTCCCATGAGCGGGTGGCTGGCGCGGCTGATGGGGCGCAAGCGCTTCCTGATGCTGTCCATCGCCGTGTTCACCGCCAGTTCGCTGCTGTGCGGCGCGGCCACCAGCCTGGCCCAGATCATCCTGTTCCGCATCTTTCAGGGGCTTGGCGGCGGCGGGCTGCAACCCATGTCGCAGGCCATCCTGATGGAAACCTTTCCGCCCCAGCAGCGCGGCATGGCCATGGGCATCTTCGGCGTGGGGGTGGTGCTGGGACCCATCCTGGGGCCGCTGATGGGCGGCTACCTGACGGATAATTTCACCTGGCGGTGGATATTCTACATCAACCTGCCGGTGGGGCTGCTGGCGTTGTACCTTGCCGGGGCCTTCCTGTTCGATCCGCCATACATGGAACGCCGCCAGCGCGGCGAAGTGGTGGACTACCTGGGCCTGGCCCTGCTGACCACGGGCATCGGCGCGTTGCAGATCGTGCTGGACAAGGGCCAGCAGGACGACTGGTTCAGCTCGCCCTTCATCACCGCGCTGGCCGTGGTTTCGGCGGTGTCGCTTGTGGGGCTGGTGTTCTGGGAACTGCGCCACCCAAGGCCGGTGCTGGACTTCCGCATCCTGAAGAACCGCAGTTTCGCCATCGGCAACGCGGTGATGTTCTTCGGCTTTTTCGCCTTCTTCGGGTCCATCGTGCTGCTGCCGCTGTTCCTGCAAGGGCTGATGGGCTACACCGCCTACCTCGCGGGGTTGGTGCTGGGGCCGGGGGGTATGCTGGCCCTGGTGTTCATGCCCGTGGCGGGCAAGCTGACCGAACGCATCGACGCCCGCTGGATGCTGGCCTTCGGCATGCTGGTGTGCGCGTATTCGCTGCACATCATGGCCGGGTTCAACCTGTACATCGACTTCGGTACGGCGGCCTTCGCCCGTGTGCTGCAAGGCATCGCCATGCCGTTCTTCTTCGTGTCGCTGTCGGTGGTCACCTTCGCCTACGTCCCGCGCGAGGCCATGAACACCGCATCGCCCCTGTACAACCTGCTGCGCAACCTGGGCGGCTCGTTCGGGGTGGCCTTTGTCACCACGCTGCTGGCCCGGCGCACCCAGTACCACCACAGCGTGCTGGCCGAGGACATGACGCCCCTCTCGCCCGCCTACGAGCTGAGCTTCGAGCAGATTCGCAACGGGCTGGCCATGCAGCTTGGCGAGGTGGCCGATCTGGCCGAGCGCACCCGCGTGGTGATCTACCAGTTGCTCCAGCGCGAGGCATCCGCCCTGGCCTTCAACGACGCCTTCTTTTCGCAGGGGGCCATTTTTGTGCTGCTGTTCTTCTGCGTGTGGTTCATGCGCAGGCCGCCGCGCGGCAAGCATGAGGGCTTCGTGGAATAG
- a CDS encoding glycosyltransferase family 4 protein, producing MPDTPTAPTPDDTQPGAVLPDATRHEAPHPAPPHPESIPPEVALPEVALPEVALFIRTYSRYGGVEHFCYRFHEYLRAHGVPVRVLCGEMAPDVPGAKAPTLRRDGDGPKADPDAAPLAVDIRVLGLWRPGRFMKNLGLHLAATRALRELPPTTISVSFGNMAGCHIHRSGGPHRDFMHNSLAAQRSPLRRFTKALSRLLNPNNLLMTVLDRKIYNHPATRRVIAISQNVRAAVARQFPHSPATVVVIPNGVDTRRFNIRRFTDLRGEARRIVGLREKHRAIGFCSSNFELKGLDRLIAALAHLPEEYVLVAAGGRRSRKYADYAASLGVEKRVVFLGKVKAADMPRFYAGLDVLCHPSFYDTFGNVVAEAQAMGVPTVTTRATGACDLIDDGRTGRVLDQPDPWALANAIFDLRDVEAGTDFGSVEDDEQVFARYLEVIEAVRAELADDTRN from the coding sequence ATGCCAGACACGCCCACCGCCCCCACGCCCGACGACACCCAGCCCGGAGCCGTCCTTCCGGATGCCACCCGGCACGAGGCTCCTCACCCCGCGCCCCCCCATCCCGAATCCATCCCGCCAGAGGTCGCCCTGCCAGAGGTCGCTCTGCCAGAGGTCGCACTATTCATCCGCACCTACTCGCGCTACGGCGGCGTGGAGCATTTCTGCTACCGCTTCCATGAATACCTGCGCGCCCACGGCGTGCCCGTCCGTGTGCTGTGCGGCGAAATGGCCCCCGACGTGCCCGGTGCCAAGGCCCCAACCCTGCGCCGGGACGGCGACGGCCCGAAGGCCGATCCCGACGCCGCGCCGCTGGCTGTGGACATCCGGGTGCTGGGGCTGTGGCGGCCCGGCCGGTTCATGAAAAACCTTGGCCTGCACCTGGCCGCCACCCGCGCCCTGCGCGAACTGCCGCCGACCACCATCAGCGTCAGCTTCGGCAACATGGCGGGGTGCCACATCCACAGGTCGGGCGGGCCGCACCGCGACTTCATGCACAACAGCCTGGCGGCGCAGCGCTCGCCCCTGCGGCGGTTCACCAAGGCGCTCTCGCGCCTGCTGAACCCCAACAACCTGCTGATGACCGTGCTGGACCGGAAAATCTACAACCACCCGGCCACCCGGCGCGTCATTGCCATCTCGCAGAACGTGCGGGCCGCCGTGGCGCGCCAGTTTCCCCATTCCCCGGCCACGGTGGTGGTCATCCCCAACGGGGTGGACACCCGGCGCTTCAACATCCGGCGCTTCACCGACCTGCGCGGCGAGGCCCGGCGCATCGTGGGCCTGCGCGAAAAGCACCGGGCCATCGGGTTCTGTTCCAGCAACTTCGAGCTCAAGGGACTGGACCGGCTCATCGCCGCGCTGGCCCACCTGCCCGAGGAATACGTGCTGGTGGCGGCCGGGGGGCGACGCAGCCGCAAGTACGCCGACTACGCCGCATCGCTGGGGGTGGAGAAGCGGGTGGTGTTCCTCGGCAAGGTCAAGGCCGCCGACATGCCGCGTTTCTACGCCGGGCTGGACGTGCTCTGCCACCCCTCGTTCTACGACACCTTCGGCAACGTGGTGGCCGAGGCGCAGGCCATGGGCGTGCCCACGGTGACCACCCGCGCCACGGGCGCCTGCGACCTCATCGACGATGGCCGCACGGGCCGGGTGCTGGACCAGCCGGATCCGTGGGCGCTGGCCAACGCCATCTTCGACCTGCGCGACGTGGAGGCCGGCACCGACTTCGGCAGCGTGGAGGACGACGAGCAGGTCTTTGCCCGGTACCTTGAGGTGATCGAAGCGGTGCGCGCGGAACTGGCCGACGACACAAGGAATTGA